The genomic stretch CCTCGACATCGGGGAGGGGCGGGCCGACCGTGTCCATCTTGAGCCCCGCCTTGGGCCGGTTGCACGAGATGACGGGCGCCGCCTCGGTCTGGCCATAGCCTTGCAGGAAGGTGATGCCGAGCGACTGGAAGAAGATGCCGACTTCGGGGTTGAGCGGCGCGCCGCCTGAGACCATCGCCTTGATCCGCCCGCCGAAGCGCTTCGCGAGCTTGGGCCGCAGCGTCGCGCCGAGGAACAGGTCCATCGGCTTGTCGAGCAGCGTCGCCTTGCCCGCCGCGCGGCGGCTGCCCAGGTCGACGGCCTTTTCGAGCAGGTACTGGGGGAAGCGCCCTTGTTTCTCGACCTGCTTGGTGATGCGGGTGCGCAGGACCTCGAACAGGCGGGGGACGACGACCATGAGCGTCGGGCGGACCTCCTCGATATTCGAGGCGAGCTTTTCGAGCCCTTCGGAATAATAGATCTGCCCGCCCAGCGCGACCGGGAAATATTGGCCGCCGGTATGTTCATAGGCGTGGCTGAGCGGGAGGAAGGACAGGAATATTTCATCCTCCCAGCCGAAATCCTCCGAGATGATCGTGCAGCAGCCCGCGACATTGTGGAGGATCGCGCCGTGATGCTGCATCACGCCGCGCGGGCTTCCGCCGGTGCCGCTGGTGTAGATGATGCACGCCAGCTCGTCGCGCCCGAAGGTCGCGAGTGCGGCCATCGTCGCGGGCGGCGTATCGTGGCGGGCGATCAGCGCGCGCCAGTCATGGAACTCCAGGCTGCCCTGTTGCGCGACGTTGACGTCGTCGATCCCTATGACGATGCGCGCCGAGGAGGCGCGGATCGCGGCGGGGAGCAGCGTGCGCGCGAGCCTGGCGTTGGACACCACGATCGCGCAGGCGCCCGAATTCTCGATGATATGCTGGTGATCGCGTTCGGTGTTGGTGGTGTAGGTGGGGACGGTCACGCAGCCCGCCGCCATGATCGCAAGGTCGGTGATGCAGAATTCGGGGCGGTTCTCGCACACCAGCATCACGCGGTCGCCGGGCCGCAGCCCGAGCGCCTGGAGCGCAGTGGCGAGGCTGGCGACCTGGCGCGCGGCCTCGGCCCAGCTCGTGGGGTGCCATGTGCCCGCAGCCTTGCGCCACAGGAACGGCGCGTCGCCCTTTTCCGCGGCGCGGGTGAAGAACATCTGTACCAGATTGTCGAAACGTTCGAGCGTTCGGCTCATTGCGGTCCCTCTCTCGCCGTACACGCCCCCTTGTGGGCGGGAGCGTTGCACGATTGCAACATCCTAGAGCGCGTCCACCGCGATGTCGACGTGGACGGCGTGGCGGACTTTGCGCTATCCCTCGAACGCCGTTGCGCACGACACGGGTTCAGACACATAGCGAGAGAGATAAGCGCAGGGGCATTCTCGCTTCCGGGAGCATCGATGCAGTTGATCCGCAAAGCCGCGGTGGCGTTCGCCGCGTTCGCATTGGCCGCCTGCACCGCGACGCAGGCCCCGGTCGCCGAGGCGCCCCCGAGCGCGCGGGTGCCGCAGATCTTCGTCGCGGCGGCCAATCCGCTGGCGGCGGAAGCGGGGATGGCGGTGTTGCGGCGCGGGGGGAGCGCGGTCGATGCGGCGGTGGCGGTGCAGGCGATGCTCTCGCTGGTCGAGCCGCAAAGCTCGGGCGTCGGGGGCGGCGCGTTCATGACCTATTATGAGGCGAGCACGCGCAAGGTGTCGGTCTATGACGGGCGCGAGACTGCGCCGGCGGGAGCGTCCGAAGGGATGTTCCTGGGCGCCGACGGCAAGGCGCTGTCGTTCTTCGACGCCGTGGTGAGCGGGCGTGCGACGGGGGTGCCGGGCGCGGTCAAGATGCTCGATCTGGCGCATCGCGAGCATGGTGCGCTGGCGTGGCGCACGCTGTTCGGCGATGCCGAGCGCGTCGCCGAACAGGGCTTTGCGATCTCGCCGCGGCTGGGGCGGTTCCTGACCGGGCGATTCCCACAGAACAGCGCGCCCGACGCGGTCGCCTATTTCACCAATGCCGATGGCAGCCGGATGAAGACCGGCGACGTGCTGCGCAACCCGGCCTATGCCGCGTTCCTCAAGCGGCTGGCGAGCGAGGGCGTGGCGGCGCTGTACGCCGGGCCGACTGCGCAGCGGATCGTGGCGCGGACCAACGCGGCGCCGCTGGGCGGGACGATGACGATGGCCGATCTGGCGGCCTATCGCCCGGTCAAGCGCGAGGCGCTGTGCGGGAGCTATCGCACCTATCTGGTCTGCACCCCGCCGCCGCCGTCCAGCGGCGTGGGGCTGTTGCAGCTGATGGCGCTGCTGGAGCGCACCGACATCGCCGCGCGCGGGCCGACCGATCCGCAGGCATGGTTCCTCTTCGCCGAGGCCAGCCGGGTGATGTATGCGGACCGCGATCGCTATGTCGGCGATCCGGCCTTCGCCAAGGTGCCAGTCGCGGGGATGCTCGCCCCGGCCTATATCGGCGAGCGTGCGAAGCTGATCGGTGCGGTTGCCGGGCCGGCGCCCGTGGCGGGCACGCCCGAGGGCGCAGTGGTCGCGGGGCGCGACCGGACGCTGGAGCCGATGGGCACGTCGCACTTCATCGTCGGCGACGCGAAGGGCAATGTCGTGTCGATGACCACCACCGTTGAGTCGATCTTCGGGTCGGGGCGGATGGTCGATGGGTTCTTCCTCAACAACCAGATGACCGATTTCTCGCTCCAGCCGCGCGACGCGCAGGGGCGGCTGTCGGTCAACGCCCCCGCGCCGGGCAAGCGTCCGCGCTCGTCGATGACGCCGCTGATCCTGCTGGACGGCGAGCGGCGCTTTGCCGGGGCGCTGGGGTCGGCGGGGGGCAATGCGATCCTGCCCTATGTTGCCAAGTCGCTGGTCGGTGCAGTCGATTGGGGGCTGCCGATGCAGGACGCGCTGGCGCTGCCCAACCTCGTCGCGCGCGGGGAGAGCTTCAACGGCGAGGTGACCAAGTTTTCGCCCGCTATTCTCGCCGGGCTGGCTGAGCGCGGGGTGACGCTGCGGCCCGGACAGGGCGAGGATTCGGGGCTTCAGGGGGTGATCGTGCGCGATGGCCGGATCGACGGGGGGTATGACCCGCGGCGCGAGGGGCGCGCGCTGGTGGAGGCGGCGCCGGTGGGGCGGTAGGGGGGTTCTTCTTCTTGGTTCCCCTCCCGCAAGCGGGAGGGGCTAGGGGAGGGCTGCACGTGTGCAGCGCTTCTGCTACTTCAGGCCCTCCCCCGACCCCTCCCGCAAGCGGGAGGGGAGCGCCAGATCAAAGGGCAGTCCCCTCACGCAAACGCCGGGGAGCCCTTGAGCTGCTGGTATGCCTCGATCACCTTTTGCAGCGCGCTTTCGTGGCTGCGGTCGCCGCCGTTGCGGTCGGGGTGGTAGCGGCGGACGAGTTCGGAATAGCGCTTGCGCAACGCGGTGCGATCGGCGTCGGTGCCGAGCTGGAGCGTGCGCAGCGCCTCGCGGTCGCGGCCTGACAGCGGCTTGCCGTCGCTGCGTGCTGCCTCGTCCTGCATCCGGGTGCGGAAGCGCGCGCCGATCGCGTCGAGCGGATCGGAGAAATCGGCCCAGCGCGGCGGGCGATCGGCGCCGCCGGTGGCGTTGAACGCCCGCGTCTCGCGCTCCCACCCGGCATAGGGGCGCTGGGCATCGTGGATCTCCTCGGGGCTCATCCCCTGGAAGAAATTATACCCCGAATTGAATTCGCGGACATGATCGAGGCACAGCCAGCGGAATTGCGGCGGGCCGTCGGCGGTGTGGCCGGACCCTTCCAGCGGGGGCGCGCGGAACTCGCCCGGCTCGGCGCAGCCGGGATGCGCGCAGACCCGTCCCTGCGCTTCGACGCGACCGTGGAAGCGGGCGGTGGGACGATCTTTGCGGGGATTGCTGGCAGGCACGCGACTCTCTCGGACAAACCGCATATATAGTCGGCATGACCGCCTCCGCCACCGCCCCGCTCGCCGAAGTCATCGCAGCCCGCCTCAAGGAGGCGCTCCACCCGACGCGGCTCCATGTCAGCAACGATTCGGCGCAGCATGGCGGCCATATGGGCGACGACGGCAGCGGTGAATCGCATTTCAGCGTGAGCGTGGAGAGCCCCGCCTTTGCCGGGCTGTCGCGACTCGCGCGGCAGCGGCTGGTCAATGCGGCGCTGGCCGATCTGCTCGCGACGCGCATCCACGCGCTGGCGATCCAGGCGCGCGCGCCGGGCGAATGACCGCCCCGCGTGCTGCGCGCCCCGCGGCGCGCATCCTGTTGCTCGACGCGGGCGACCGGGTGCTGCTGTTCCGCTTCGACCCCGCCGACCGGCCGCCCTTCTGGTGCACGCCGGGCGGGGCCGTCGATCCGGGCGAAAGCTATGCGCAGGCAGCGCGGCGCGAATTGCGCGAAGAGACCGGAATCGATGCCGAGCCCGGCGCCGAGGTCGCGCAGCGCTTCGTCCAGTTCACGACGATCGAGGGCGTGCCGGTGGATGCCGACGAACGCTATTTCCTGGTCCGCACCGATGCCGGGGCGATCGATACCGGCGGGCATACTGCGCTGGAGCAGCGCGTGATGCGGAGCTGGCGCTGGTTCACCCGCGCCGAGATCGCCGCGCATGACGAGCCGATCTTTCCCGAGGACCTGATCGAGATGATCGACGTGGCGCAAGGCTCTGTTTGAAAATTCGCGAAAGAGCGAATTTCAGGGCGGCACCAGCCCGCTCCCCCGCCCGGCCACCCCTAGAAATACTGTCGTCGGGTGGCCGGGCGGGGGAGCGGGCTGGTGCCGCGAAATGCGCCACGGCGCATTTCCAAACGGCCCCGCCCCGGAAACGCTGCGTTCCGCCGATTAAACCCTTGTCTGACTGGGCGCATGGCCCGCCAGCCGCTAGTTCGGGGCTATCCATAGGAGACGCCCGATGCGCGAAGACCTGATCATCCACACTATCGAACCGACCAGCCACGATCTGGGCGGGTTCAAGGTCCATCGCACCTTGCCCTCGCGCCCGCGGACGATGGTGGGGCCGTTCATCTTTTTCGACCAGATGGGGCCGGCGCATCTGGATGTCGGCACCGGGATCGACGTGCGCCCGCATCCGCATATCAACCTGGCGACGGTCACCTATCTCTATGCCGGGGCGATCGACCATCGCGATTCGCTGGGCACCTTTGCGACGATCGAGCCGGGCGCGGTGAACCTGATGACCGCGGGGCATGGCATCGTCCATTCGGAGCGCTCGCCCAGCGCCGAGCGCGAAAAGGGCCCCGAGCTGTCGGGCATCCAGACCTGGCTGGCGCTGCCCGAGGCGGACGAGGAGCGCGATCCCGCGTTCGAGCATGTCGCCGCCGCCGAGCTGCCGGTGATCGAGGCGGGCGGCGCGACCGCGCGCATCATCATGGGCGAGCTATGGGGGGCGTCGGCGCCGACCACGACCTATGCCCAGACCATCTATGCCGACATCGCGCTGGAGCCCGGCAGCAGCATCCCGATCGATGCCGCCGCCGACGAGCGCGCGCTCTATGTCTCGATGGGCGAGGCGAGCCTGGACGGGATGCCGCTGTTGCCGATGACGCTCTATGTCCTGCGCCCCGGCACCCACGCGGCGCTGCGTTCGGAGCGCGGCGCGCGGGTGATGCTGTGCGGCGGCGAGGCGTTCACGACGCCGCGGCATGTGTGGTGGAATTTCGTCTCGTCGCGCCGCGACCGGATCAACCAGGCCAAGGAGGATTGGCAGGCGGGCAGCTTTCCCAAGGTGCCCGGCGACGCGCTGGAGTTCATCCCGATCCCGGCGGTGCCGAAGACCGTAAGCTATCCATGAGGTTACGCGACCGGCTTGCAGCCGCCCGCTGCAAGGCGCATGATTCCTGAACGACGCGGGTCCGCCCGACCAGGGCTGGGCGGCTCCGCGATCGAACCGGGAGAGTTTGCTTATGGTCGCTCTGGAACGGGTCGCGCTGTCGACCGGAGTCGAGCTGGATGTTGCGGTCGCGGGCGACCCGGCCAATCCGCCGATCTTCCTGCTGCACGGATTTCCCGAATCGCACCACACCTGGCGGCACCAGATCCCGGTGCTGGCCAAGACCCATTTCGTGATCGCGCCCGACCAGCGCGGCTATGCGCGCTCGTCGAAGCCCGAGGGGGTTGAGAATTACAGCCCCGACAAGCCGGTCGCCGACCTGATGGCGCTGGCCGACCATTTCGGGATCGAGAGCTTCACGCTGGTCGGCCATGACTGGGGCGGGGCGATTGCGTGGATGGCGGGGCTCCAGCATCCCAAGCGGGTCACCCAGCTCGTCATCCTGAACGCGCCGCATCCGCAGATCTTCCAGCGCAAGCTGTTCGACGATCCGGAGCAGCGCAAGGCGAGCCAATATGTCCGCTATTTCCGCGAGACCGATTTCGACAAGGGGGTGACCGGGGCGGCGCTGGAGCGATTCTTCTCGTCGCTGTTCGTCCAGCATCTCGCCGCGACCGTCTCGGACGAGGACAAGGCGCAATATCTGGTCGACTGGGGGCAGCCGGGCGCGATGACCGCGATGCTCAACTGGTATCGCGCGACCAGCATGATCGTGCCGGGGATGGACGAGGATGTCGAGCGCCCGGCCTGGATCGACGGCCCGTTCCCGCTCCAGCCGCAGCCGACGCTGGTGATATGGGGCCTGCGCGACACCGGGCTGCTGCCCTGCCTGCTCGACGGGCTGGACCAGCTGATCCCGGACTATACGCTGGTCCGGATCGAGGATGGCGGGCATTTCATCCCGTGGGAAAAGCACGAGCAGGTCACTGCCGCGCTGGTCCATTGGCTCGGGCGGCGCACCGCTGTGTGAAAAGGGCTCAGTAGCTGCGCATCACATAGGGGCGGGTTTCATAGGGCGGCGCGAGTCCCTCGACCCAGGCGCCATGCGCGTGGGTGAGTGCGACAAGCTGCATTGGCACCTCGCCCGGCCAGCCGCGGACGCGCACCTCGTGGCGGTGCAGGTCGCGATTGGGCTCCATCATCACCCAGCCGAGCGGGCGTTCGGGGGTCGCGCGGGCGCCCGCCGCCTGCATCGCGTCGGCGATCCGGTGCTGCGTCGGCTCGGGCAGATATTGCCAGACGACCGAGTGCATCAGAACGCGCGTCACCCCCGCGGCCTGGGGCTCGGCGAGCCGCGCCTCGATCCAGTCGGCGGCGTCGCCCTGTTCGAGCGCCACGCCGTGCGCGCGGAACATGGCGATCGTTGCCCATAGCCGCGCCTGGCGATCGGGCGCGTCGACCCAGCAATAGGCCTGGAGTCGCTCGGCATTATGGGGGTCGGACAGGTCGAGCGGCTGGATGTCGACGCCGCGTGTCGAGACGATCTCGACCGGGACGGCGGGGGGCGGCGGGCCGCGCCAGTCGGGGGCGATCGTGAGCGGAGAGTCGGCGGGGCCGGCGGGGATGCCGCCGAGATTGAAACTATATCTGTTAATCAACAGGTTGAGGCCGGCGCTCGACCCGATCTCCAACACTTCGATGCGCGGGCCGTAGCGCGCAGCCAAGTGGAGGATGCCGGTCATCAACCCCGCCGATCGCCCTGCCTCGTTGGTCTGGGGCGGGCCGTCGAGCCAGGGAAGCAGCGCCGCGTCGTGCGCGACCAGCACCGCGCGCAGGATCGCGGCGACCGAGTCGGGATCGGTCTCCTGCCCGGTGAACACCGGCGCCAGCGCCGCCACCCCGCGCCGGTGGAGCGCGTGCAGCCCGCCGACCAGCCGCAGCGCGAGCGCATCGGCCTCCGGCGCGCCGGGCCAGTCGAGCACGCGGCGCCCGGTTGCGCTGTCGCGGTCCAGCGCGACCGCCAGCGCCGTGCAGACTCGCGCGGTGACGGGCGCCGCCATCGCGGCGCAATAGCCCGCCTGGATGCGGAAAGCGTCGCGGTTACTCTGTTCATTCGCCATGGGGGGTTGTTGCGCCCGCCGCCGCCCCCAAGTAAAGGCCCGCCTTCCCATGCAAGAACCGCTCATCCTTGCCGTGCCCAAGGGCCGGATCCTCGACGAGGCGTTGCCGCTGCTCGCGCGCGTCGGCATCGTCCCCGAAGCCGCGTTTTCGGACCCCGCGTCGCGCGCGCTGCGCTTTCACACCAACAGCCCGGCGATCGACCTGATCCGGGTGCGCGCGTTCGACGTCGCGACCTTTGTCGCGCATGGCGCCGCGCAGTTGGGCATTGTCGGGTCGGACGTGCTGGCGGAATTCGACTATTCGGAGCTGTACGCGCCGGTCGACCTGGGGATCGGGCATTGCCGAATCTCGGTGGCGGAGCCCGCCGACCTCGCCGAGCGCGACGATCCGCGCGGGTGGAGCCATGTCCGCATCGCGACCAAATATCCGCACATCACCCGCGCGCATTTCGAGGCGCGCGGGGTGCAGGCCGAATGCGTCAAGCTGAACGGCGCGATGGAACTGGCGCCGGTGCTGGGGCTGGCGCCGCGGATCGTGGACCTGGTGTCGTCGGGCAAGACGCTGAAAGAGAACGGGCTGGTCGAAGTCGAAGTGATCGCGCAGGTCACGTCGCGGCTGATCGTCAACCGCGCGGCGTTCAAGACGCGCGCGGGGCAGGTCGTGCCGCTGGTGGATGGGTTTCGGAGGGCTGTGGCGTGAGCTTGTCTTCGAACGTCGCAACCTGCGCTCCCCTTCCGCTTGCGGGAGGGGTCGGGGGGGGGCCTGGAATTAGCGGGAGTACTTACATCTCTACGTCAGTCCCTCCCCTAACCCCTCCCGCAAGCGGGAGGGGAATGTGATCCGCCTCGATGCCACCGCGCCCGGCTTCCCCGACGCCTTCACCGCGCTCGTCAACGCCCGCCGCGAGGCGGATGACGATGTCGCGCGCAACGTCACGCACATCATCCGCCGCGTCCGCGACGAGGGCGATGCGGCGCTGGCCGACCTGACCCGGCTGTTCGACAAGCATGAGCTGGACACGACCGGCTGGGCGATCGACCGCGCCGAGTGCCTGGCGGCATGGGAAGGGCTGCCCGACGATCTGCGCGCCGCGCTGGAGCTGGCGGCCGAGCGGATCGCGGTCTATCACGCCAAGCAGCGGCCCGAGGATCGCGACGAGATCGACGCGCAGGGCGTTCGGCTGGGCGCGCGGTGGAGCGCGGTGGATGCGGCGGGCATCTATGTCCCCGGCGGGCGCGCGGCCTATCCCAGTTCGGTGCTGATGAACGCGATTCCGGCCAAGGCGGCGGGGGTGCGGCGGCTGGTGATGGTGACGCCGACGCCCAATGGCGAGGTCAATCCGCTGGTGCTGGCCGCTGCGCATATCGCGGGCGTCGACGAATTGTGGCGCGTCGGCGGGGCGCAGGCGATCGCCGCGCTGGCCTATGGCACGCAGCGTATCGCGCCCGTCGATGTCGTCACCGGCCCCGGCAATGCCTGGGTCGCCGAGGCCAAGCGCCAGCTCTACGGCGTGGTCGGGATCGACATGGTCGCGGGACCGTCCGAGATCGTCGTCGTCGCCGATGGCCGCAACGACCCCGAATGGATCGCCGCCGACCTGCTCAGCCAGGCCGAGCATGACCCGACCAGCCAGTCGATCCTGTTCACCGACGATGCTGCCTTCGCCGACGCCGTCGCCGCCGCGGTCGAGGCGCAGATCCCGCAGCTGGCCACCGCCGCCACCGCGCGGACGAGCTGGGACGCCAATGGCGCGATCGTGCTGGTGCCGAGCCTGAGCGACGCGATCCCGCTGGTCGACCGGCTCGCGCCCGAGCATCTCGAGCTGGCGTGCGACGATGCCGAGGCGCTGTTCGCGCAGGTCCGCCACGCCGGATCGGTGTTCCTCGGCCGCCACACGCCCGAAGCGGTGGGCGATTATGTCGCCGGGCCGAACCACGTCCTGCCCACCGGCCGCCGCGCGCGTTTTGCGTCGGGGCTGTCGGTGCTCGATTTCATGAAGCGCACCAGCTTCCTCGCGCTCGACCCCGCCGGCCTCGCCGCGATCGGCCCCGCCGCCGTCGCCCTGGCGAATGCCGAGGGGCTGCCCGCGCACGCCAAATCGGTGGCGCTGCGGCTGGGCAAAGGGTGATGCGCACGCCAGACCTGCACGATGACGGCTGGTGCCTCGAAAGCGGGCTGGAACGCCATCTGCTCCACCCCGAGAGCTTCCCGATTGCCGACGAGGCGGTGCGTACCACGCTCCGACCGGGCGACTTCGCAAAGCTGATCTTCGTGGTGCAGGTGGAGGACGACGAGCCCGCCGTCGAGCGCATGTGGGTGGTCGTGCGCGAGAATGCCGAGGGCGGTTATTTCGGGCTGCTCGATAACGAGCCGTCCATCGACGAGAACGACGAATTCTGGCTGGGCACCGAAATCCCCTTTGGTGCCGAGCATGTCATTGAAATCCGGAAAGGCGATGCGGCTTCTGTCGACTATGCCGCCCGGCCCCCCTTAAGGAGTTGGCCCCGTGCCTAGCCCGACTGCAAAATCCCGTTCCCAGGCCCGCGCCGCCGCGCGGCTTGCCGCTGTGCAGGCGCTGTACCAGCAGGAGATGGAGGGGACGAAACTCGTCTCGCTGCTCCATGAATTCCATCAGCACCGGCTGGGCGCGACGATCGACGATGTCGAATATGCCGAGGCCGATCTGGCGTTCTTCGACGACATCGTGAAGGGCGTCGATGCGCGCCGGGGCGAGATCGACGGCCTGATTTCGTCCAAGCTCGCCGCCGACTGGACGCTCGACCGGCTCGACAAGCCGATGCGCCAGATCCTGCGTGCGGGCACCTATGAGCTGCTCGCGCGGCCCGATGTGCCGGTGGGCGCTGTGATCAGCGAGTATCTCGACGTTACCGACGCATTCTATGACCGCCGCGAAAAGGGGTTCGCCAACGGACTGCTCGACGCGATTGCCAAGGATGTGCGGCGCTGACCGAAGCCGATTTCATCGCGGCGCTCCGCACCCTGCCGCTGCACAGCGGGGCAGAGGGGCTGCTCGACGACGCGGCGATCCTGGAGGTGGGCGGCGAGTCGCTGATCCTCACGCATGATGTGATCGCCGAGGGCGTGCATTACCGCGCGGGGACCGATCCGGCGGATATCGCGTGGAAGCTGGTCGCGGTGAACCTGTCCGATCTGGCC from Sphingomonas hengshuiensis encodes the following:
- the hisG gene encoding ATP phosphoribosyltransferase — translated: MQEPLILAVPKGRILDEALPLLARVGIVPEAAFSDPASRALRFHTNSPAIDLIRVRAFDVATFVAHGAAQLGIVGSDVLAEFDYSELYAPVDLGIGHCRISVAEPADLAERDDPRGWSHVRIATKYPHITRAHFEARGVQAECVKLNGAMELAPVLGLAPRIVDLVSSGKTLKENGLVEVEVIAQVTSRLIVNRAAFKTRAGQVVPLVDGFRRAVA
- a CDS encoding gamma-glutamyltransferase family protein encodes the protein MQLIRKAAVAFAAFALAACTATQAPVAEAPPSARVPQIFVAAANPLAAEAGMAVLRRGGSAVDAAVAVQAMLSLVEPQSSGVGGGAFMTYYEASTRKVSVYDGRETAPAGASEGMFLGADGKALSFFDAVVSGRATGVPGAVKMLDLAHREHGALAWRTLFGDAERVAEQGFAISPRLGRFLTGRFPQNSAPDAVAYFTNADGSRMKTGDVLRNPAYAAFLKRLASEGVAALYAGPTAQRIVARTNAAPLGGTMTMADLAAYRPVKREALCGSYRTYLVCTPPPPSSGVGLLQLMALLERTDIAARGPTDPQAWFLFAEASRVMYADRDRYVGDPAFAKVPVAGMLAPAYIGERAKLIGAVAGPAPVAGTPEGAVVAGRDRTLEPMGTSHFIVGDAKGNVVSMTTTVESIFGSGRMVDGFFLNNQMTDFSLQPRDAQGRLSVNAPAPGKRPRSSMTPLILLDGERRFAGALGSAGGNAILPYVAKSLVGAVDWGLPMQDALALPNLVARGESFNGEVTKFSPAILAGLAERGVTLRPGQGEDSGLQGVIVRDGRIDGGYDPRREGRALVEAAPVGR
- the hisD gene encoding histidinol dehydrogenase, giving the protein MIRLDATAPGFPDAFTALVNARREADDDVARNVTHIIRRVRDEGDAALADLTRLFDKHELDTTGWAIDRAECLAAWEGLPDDLRAALELAAERIAVYHAKQRPEDRDEIDAQGVRLGARWSAVDAAGIYVPGGRAAYPSSVLMNAIPAKAAGVRRLVMVTPTPNGEVNPLVLAAAHIAGVDELWRVGGAQAIAALAYGTQRIAPVDVVTGPGNAWVAEAKRQLYGVVGIDMVAGPSEIVVVADGRNDPEWIAADLLSQAEHDPTSQSILFTDDAAFADAVAAAVEAQIPQLATAATARTSWDANGAIVLVPSLSDAIPLVDRLAPEHLELACDDAEALFAQVRHAGSVFLGRHTPEAVGDYVAGPNHVLPTGRRARFASGLSVLDFMKRTSFLALDPAGLAAIGPAAVALANAEGLPAHAKSVALRLGKG
- a CDS encoding DUF2332 domain-containing protein translates to MANEQSNRDAFRIQAGYCAAMAAPVTARVCTALAVALDRDSATGRRVLDWPGAPEADALALRLVGGLHALHRRGVAALAPVFTGQETDPDSVAAILRAVLVAHDAALLPWLDGPPQTNEAGRSAGLMTGILHLAARYGPRIEVLEIGSSAGLNLLINRYSFNLGGIPAGPADSPLTIAPDWRGPPPPAVPVEIVSTRGVDIQPLDLSDPHNAERLQAYCWVDAPDRQARLWATIAMFRAHGVALEQGDAADWIEARLAEPQAAGVTRVLMHSVVWQYLPEPTQHRIADAMQAAGARATPERPLGWVMMEPNRDLHRHEVRVRGWPGEVPMQLVALTHAHGAWVEGLAPPYETRPYVMRSY
- a CDS encoding NUDIX hydrolase — translated: MTAPRAARPAARILLLDAGDRVLLFRFDPADRPPFWCTPGGAVDPGESYAQAARRELREETGIDAEPGAEVAQRFVQFTTIEGVPVDADERYFLVRTDAGAIDTGGHTALEQRVMRSWRWFTRAEIAAHDEPIFPEDLIEMIDVAQGSV
- a CDS encoding pirin family protein, encoding MREDLIIHTIEPTSHDLGGFKVHRTLPSRPRTMVGPFIFFDQMGPAHLDVGTGIDVRPHPHINLATVTYLYAGAIDHRDSLGTFATIEPGAVNLMTAGHGIVHSERSPSAEREKGPELSGIQTWLALPEADEERDPAFEHVAAAELPVIEAGGATARIIMGELWGASAPTTTYAQTIYADIALEPGSSIPIDAAADERALYVSMGEASLDGMPLLPMTLYVLRPGTHAALRSERGARVMLCGGEAFTTPRHVWWNFVSSRRDRINQAKEDWQAGSFPKVPGDALEFIPIPAVPKTVSYP
- a CDS encoding AMP-dependent synthetase/ligase; its protein translation is MSRTLERFDNLVQMFFTRAAEKGDAPFLWRKAAGTWHPTSWAEAARQVASLATALQALGLRPGDRVMLVCENRPEFCITDLAIMAAGCVTVPTYTTNTERDHQHIIENSGACAIVVSNARLARTLLPAAIRASSARIVIGIDDVNVAQQGSLEFHDWRALIARHDTPPATMAALATFGRDELACIIYTSGTGGSPRGVMQHHGAILHNVAGCCTIISEDFGWEDEIFLSFLPLSHAYEHTGGQYFPVALGGQIYYSEGLEKLASNIEEVRPTLMVVVPRLFEVLRTRITKQVEKQGRFPQYLLEKAVDLGSRRAAGKATLLDKPMDLFLGATLRPKLAKRFGGRIKAMVSGGAPLNPEVGIFFQSLGITFLQGYGQTEAAPVISCNRPKAGLKMDTVGPPLPDVEVRIAADGEILVRGELVMHGYWRNDEETARVLKDGWLHTGDIGLIDDKGRIKITDRKKDIIVNDKGDNVAPQKVEGMLTLQPEIAQAMIAGDKKPYMTAVIVPDTDWTQEWCARSGTRCDFRSLAMDPDYKASVAAAVERVNRDLSVTERVRKFILADGPFTIENEQLTPSLKIRRHVLREAYGARLDALY
- a CDS encoding BolA family protein, which produces MTASATAPLAEVIAARLKEALHPTRLHVSNDSAQHGGHMGDDGSGESHFSVSVESPAFAGLSRLARQRLVNAALADLLATRIHALAIQARAPGE
- a CDS encoding alpha/beta fold hydrolase yields the protein MVALERVALSTGVELDVAVAGDPANPPIFLLHGFPESHHTWRHQIPVLAKTHFVIAPDQRGYARSSKPEGVENYSPDKPVADLMALADHFGIESFTLVGHDWGGAIAWMAGLQHPKRVTQLVILNAPHPQIFQRKLFDDPEQRKASQYVRYFRETDFDKGVTGAALERFFSSLFVQHLAATVSDEDKAQYLVDWGQPGAMTAMLNWYRATSMIVPGMDEDVERPAWIDGPFPLQPQPTLVIWGLRDTGLLPCLLDGLDQLIPDYTLVRIEDGGHFIPWEKHEQVTAALVHWLGRRTAV
- the nusB gene encoding transcription antitermination factor NusB, with the protein product MPSPTAKSRSQARAAARLAAVQALYQQEMEGTKLVSLLHEFHQHRLGATIDDVEYAEADLAFFDDIVKGVDARRGEIDGLISSKLAADWTLDRLDKPMRQILRAGTYELLARPDVPVGAVISEYLDVTDAFYDRREKGFANGLLDAIAKDVRR
- a CDS encoding DnaJ domain-containing protein codes for the protein MPASNPRKDRPTARFHGRVEAQGRVCAHPGCAEPGEFRAPPLEGSGHTADGPPQFRWLCLDHVREFNSGYNFFQGMSPEEIHDAQRPYAGWERETRAFNATGGADRPPRWADFSDPLDAIGARFRTRMQDEAARSDGKPLSGRDREALRTLQLGTDADRTALRKRYSELVRRYHPDRNGGDRSHESALQKVIEAYQQLKGSPAFA